tgacgcaaaaggatcacaagtttgaggccaaccttggtaatttagcaagactgtctcaaaataaaaactttaaaaaggactgtgtggttgtagctcactggtagaacacccccgagttcaatccccagtacacacacacacacacatacacacacacaaatgctacTTATGTGGTTTTTACATATATAGAGATACAGTGACCTCATATCCAATGACCTTGATAAATTATGTTACTAATTCTAAGAGATTTATTAAtagattattttggattttctcaTATAATTATGTCATCTACAAATAATGGTTGCTTTCTTTcattacaattcttttttttattgttctttttttttaaattttatgtgtcaatttgactttttttttttttcattacaattCTTATACTCCCACAAGAGTTACCTCTAGTGCAACATTGAATAGACTTGTTGGGGAatacccttttctctttttcagtactggggatgtcCTTTTGAATTTCACCATTAAGTAGGATGTTTGCAATAGATGTTTTGaggatattttttaattggattaagGAAATGACCTTCTATTCCTAAATTGGTAAGGGTCAGTTACTTAAAATCACGAATGGGTGTtcattttatgaagtattttttcTGACTCCATGgagaataatattatattattttgatctttattctgttaatatttatctttattattattgattaatTTTGGAATGTTAAACCAATCTGTCATTTCAGGAATAAATTCAGCTTTAGCAGTGTTGTATTCCTGTttccataattatttttgttaagatATTTGCATATTTGTCCATGAGAGAGTGCCTTCTAATTTTCTTGTCAAGTCTGACATCAAGGTTAtactcaaatcaaaatgaattaggaagtattctttattttcttcttcctgcaaGAGTTTGTGTAACTTGatgttatttcttccttcaacTTTGGAATGGCAACTCTATTGATGAAATGCTTTAGAGCTGGTCTAGGGCTGATGGTATAAAAGCGTGACTTAGACATGAAATAGTCAATCCCTGGCAGTACaaatgttcttgtttttattcatatCCTCCCATAAGCAGCTCCAGCCACTTCACCTTTTCCTTTCCAGTTCTGTGGCCCAGCTAAACAACTACACAGACTAGTGAGGCCACTTGAGGTCTGAGCCTGGTCCACAGGACTCTacgctctctctctctgaccCCAGGCAGCCTGCCGAGCACTGCTGAGCCATCTCCACAGTCCTCTGACAGAATGAGTGCCCTCGATGATGTCCCCTTCAAGGTACCCAAGGGTTTTGTGATCAGCACAGAGCCTCTCCCTGCACCAGAGTTCAGTGTCCCTGCCTGCAGGGAGCTTCTGCTGGGTTCTGTGGTAAGTGTGTCTGTCTCTCTAGCTTCTTGTCCCTGGGTCTGAGGTCTGAGGCATCAGTATAAAAGGCAGCTTGACCTCCTTTTGAATAGTCTAGGGAGTATGGAATTAACCcaatagaggaaaaaagaaccaACGTTTCCTGAAGAAGGCTGGTGGCTGGGTGATGAGGATTGTTCAGTGGATCTTGTTTTAGGCTGAGGATAGTGAGAGACTGCTTATTCAAAGTGAGGGACAGTTACTGCAATGGTGTCCAGTTTCTCTTCCCTACCAACCTGCTGCCATGTCTAAAATTCCACCATTAGAATCCCTCTTTTGGGTAAAGTCTCAACCTCTGTTATCCTCTTAAAATGCAGACGGTTACCTGGAGCACATTAGAAGGAATTAGAAGGGAATGTTATTCTACAGACCCACACCTGGAGGCAGCTGAGAAGGACCTCATGTCCCTGGTTCATACCCCTAGATTATACCCTGCTAAGTGCACATTCTCAGGGTATATGGAAGTATCACATAGGccctcaaggaaaaaaatatatatatattcacttcCTGGAAAGTCAAGTTTACTTGAAGGTTTAGGGAGGAAACCTACTGTATTTACACTATAACAAAGATAATTCATGGGGTAGAATGCAAAATTCACATGAACTGGGTCGGGGGGAGAACAAGATTGCAAAGAATTGTGGAGCTAGCCTGGATCCTCTGGGGCTGGGTTCCCAGACTTGATGCTCACTCTCCACTATCTGCAGGGTAGTTTGTAGAAAAATTTGAGGGTCTGGTTTGGCTCTCACTCATTTTACATAAGAGAAACCTGAAGTTTAGAGAAGGGAGATCATTTATTCAGTTATTGGCAGTGATTAAGATGAAACCCAGGTCCTGACTCCAGGTCATTTCATAGTAGCTAAGAGTAGGACTTAGAATGAGAGATAAGATACCAGTTGGGGGCCCAgtgaagtggcacatgcctgaaattccagtggctccagaggctgaggcaggaggatcacaagtacaaagccagcctcagcaaaaatgaggcgctaagcaactcagaacctgtctctaaataaaatacaaaatagggctggggatttggctcagtggtcaagtgccccagtaccccgccacacacacacaaaaagataccAGTCTGGGAAGGCAAAAAAATGGGGCAAAGGGTTTTTACAGGGAATTCAGGGGCAGAGAGCATAGTCCAGGAAGGTGAGACCTGGGGAGGTAAAGGGTTTGAGTGACCTGGGGGCACAGGAGAAGACCCAGTGTGAATTTGCCTTCTCTGTAGATGCTGGAGTCACACAGGCTCATCAGAATAAAGGTTTATAGCTGGGAATGGTGGCgcgtgcctgaaatcccagcagctcagtaggctgaggcaggaggatggcaagttcaaggccagcctcagcaacttagcaagactgtctcaaaataaaaaatgaaaagggctgggatgtgtctcagtggttaagtgcccctgggttcaatctctggcacctaaataaataaataaaggtttccAGAACTGAAGAAGCACTGTGAAGCCCAGAGCAGTGTCTATGGGGCGCATGCTGCTGTGTGTAGCAGGAGCTCTCACTCTCCCCTAGCAGCCTGTGCTGCCAGTTTTCTCTCTGTGTTGTTAACAGGAACTTACTTTACCAATCCTGCAATGGTGGTAGATTATCACAGCTTTTCCCTCCTGCTCAGCTCAAACCACACAGAGAAGAGGTTATTGTGAAGGTTCCCTCTCTGGAagcccttttccttctctatgtgTGTCGGGGGGTATGTAGTGGAAATAGTAGTAGTCATTTAGtcatttatctttccttttatgGCTTCTGGCCACCTGAGATTATAAAggatttctcttctgtttctcctAGTACTTTCATGCTGTCATATTGTATATTTGAATCCTTTTTGGAATTCATCTTTGTGTATGTATAGAGTGAGAATGGATCcaactttcttttttccactaGCTAACACAATTTATTGAGTAGTCTCTCCTTTTCCTATTGCTTGAGATGCCACCTTTATTACCTGCTAAAGCCCCATATATATTAAGATCTATGTCTGGATTTTCTTTGTACCTTCAATCTGTTTGGGATAGTACCATAGTTTAATTATTGAGAACTGGTAAAGCCAGTTCTCAgttctccttattttatttttgttaacagAGTTTTTAtggctatttttgtttgttttttatattaaatttataatcaCATTGtggcatttcaaaataaaaaaatgttgatattttattgtctttgtaTCTTTTTATCCCTCTAAGTCCCCCTGTCTTTTTATCCCTTAGTCTCTTTCTCTCCATATACGCCTGAGTTATGAAGttgcctttttccttcctctgtcccttaCAACCTGCCTGTTTTTGCTCAAATCTCTTTTTTCTAGTCATTTATTCTGCACATACTTATTAATACCCACTCTGTGCCTGGCCTGCCCTGGGCCTTAAAGATACAGAGAGGAACAAAACCTGGTCCCTGACTTCAGTCAGGTAGTCATACTGGAGCAGCTGAGTCAGGCTCCTCTCCTCAAGGTAGTGTTCTGTCAGTAGAGAGGCAGTGCCTGTTTTCTGAGTGTCCAAGTGTCTGTGTCTGTCTTTCTGCCTACCTGCCCCCTCTTCCCTCAAACACTACTTCCCACAGCCTCTCTCTTCCTTAATTGGCCATGGGAGAGCAGTGAAATTGCCTGTtagttatttgttcatttttttcagtgctggtgattgaacccagggccttcggcttgctaggtaagtgctctatcactaagctatacctGTAGCCCTACGATTTTTAATggagttttatgttttttttgcTTAACTGTAAAGGTAAGAAacagggctagggctgtagctcagcgcagagtacctgcctagcacatgtgaatcattgggttcaatccttagcaccacataaaaataaaacaaataaataaaggcatgctgttcatctacaactacaaaaaaaaaaaggtaagaaacaGGAATTCTCTTACTTTTGACTCTCAAGTTAGAATAATTATATAGACTCCAGATTGCTTTCTTAAGTGACCCAATAGTCAGTGGAGTGAGCACTACAGTCAGGTAGACAGAAATACAAGCTCAGCTCCTCATCATCTATCTGTCTacagcaaataaaaaattttaagtcttgTTGGATgtactggcacatgcctgtaatcccagtgacttgggagcctgagacaggagagccaaagttcaagtccagcctctcagcaatttagcaaaatcctaagcaatttagggagacccagtctcaatataaaaataaaaagggttgggggatgtagctcagggttaaagcaccctgggttcaatcccaaggggggaaaaaaaaattatgagactcATTTTCTTAATCTGGAAATAGAAATGACCCCTAACCTACTAGTTTAATTCAACAAAAGTTAGATTATGTATTTCCTGGGCCCCAGAGTATCCTTGGATGACAGCAAACTGGGTGAGGGGCAGGTATTAACTACTCCATAGGGAAGTTTGTCTGCCTGGATGGGCCTCCACCACTGACTGTTCAGTGGCAAACTGCGCTTCTTTGTGAAGAACAAGTTTTTATTGGATTTCCCCCCccctgtactagggattgaacccaggagtgctctaccactgaactacatccccagccttttttatattttcttataagacagggtcttgctaagttgttaagcctggcctcaaactttggaacctcttgcctcagtctcccaagtaccaggattacaagcatgaggTATTGCACCCAGGTATTGGAGAGATTTTTTAAGTTGCTATTGTTCAATGACATACTGAATGGTAAAGGACTTTAGATATTACATTTCATTCTATTCAATCATTCTTCATTCTGTCCTTCATGCCAGAGTTTGCCAATAAACTGTTACTGATATCCATTTGCCCCAGTGTCAACTAAAACAGTTGGTGGGAGTGGGCTGTGTAGGATACCCAGGACTCCAAACTGGAAGCCATCCAGACCTGGTAAAGCCTTGGCTGAACAGGGTTCCAGGAGAGCCATTAGGGACGCCTCCCAAGGTCCTCATTTGCCATCTGGACCTCACAACACCTTCTCTCAGCAGCATGACTTCAGCCTGGAAAGGAACACTCTCTTCTGGGTGGAGGCTGCCATCCGAGGACCCTGCTCGCACCAAAGCAGTGATCTGGGGACTGTGTCAGCCCCTCCTGCCTGGCTCTTGCTGGTCAGCCCTGAAAACGGGCTGGTATCTGCGCCTGGCACAGTGAAAGACAAGGAGGTTGGATCCCAGGAGCCATCCGAGGAAGAGGAAAACGAGGAAGAAGGCTTCTCTGCCAGCGAGGAAGAGCTGGACTCCAGCGGCCTGCTGCCCGGTTCCCCAGTGAGCCCTGGCTCCAGTCATCGCCGGCGCTCCCTGGATGTGCTGCGCAGCATGAGGTCTGAGCTGGCTGGGGCGCGGCGGCGGCTCTCTGAGAGCAGGTTGGCTGCCTGTCCCCGCGCGCTCCTGCACCGCTTTCGCGGGCACCGGGCGCTGAGCCTGTGCCCTTCACCGCCACCTGGGCCTGCACCCCAGCTCCCCAacgcccctgccctgcccccacgGCCCTCGACAGCCGGCTCCATGCCCCCACTGCGGAGCCACAAGCCCACGGTTGCGGTAAGGACTGCCTGCTCCCCAGGGCCTCAGCTGGCCGGCCTCAGCTCCGGagtcccagctccttcctccccgTGCTCCTCCTTCTTAGCTTTACCTGTTCTCACCTGTCCCGGTACCCTTTACCTAGAATATTCTTTGGTTAGAGGCCCCCATTCTCTCCGTTTCCCTCTTCGTCCGCTTTGCCTCTGTTGGGGCACATTTCACCATGATTATAATTACCGGTACCTGTCTCCTTGGGTGGAATGAGTTCTTTTAGGGCAAGGATCAGATggcattcatttttgtttccaggGCATCTAGCAAAGGATTTGACCCATAGAGGGTTTTTAATGGGTGTCTGTTGAATTGCCTTAATGAAGGAGACACAGTTCTAAGGCCTTCCACCCTTTAAGTTTTACCGTAGTCTGGGTAAGCTGGAGGCTCAATCAAGCAATAGTCACGGTAGTTACTTCCTGCCAAATGCTGAGTTGGAAGAGATAGGATCCAAACCAAAGGACAAAGAGAGTTGGCCAAAGGGATGTGACAAGGCCAAGTGTTGTATAGTAGGATCAGGTGTTGAGAGACAGGGCTTCTGCAGGATGGTAAGCCTTCAGGCCCAAGTAGTGATCTGGGAAGAACCCAGAGCAGAGGCAAACTTACAGTGAGGCCAAAGAAGCTTCGGCCTTGGAACTTTTACTTTGTCCCTTCCAAGGCTTTGTACTCAATTTCTTGTTCTTCAttgtatgttctttttctttaagaagtCCTCTCCAAATCATTTAAGTATCCCAATCCACAAAACCTAGATCCAGAGCAGATGGAGTAGGTCAGGAATTGGTAGCAGAGAGTAGCACTTGGGCACAACTTTCTGCCAGTCAAGCCAGGAGATGCTGCAGAATAAGGCCGAAGTGAAATTAAATCCCAAAGACAGAGATCTCTCACTCACTGGTGTGTGACCTCAAGCAAATTATTGAACCACTCTGAgtcatctttctctttctaaaaagTGGGCCAGCAACCCTTCCCATAATTGTTTAGAGcaaacaataaagaagaaaatgctttGTAAGTTGGATAGACCATGCTCAAGAATCAGATGCTGATGCCAGGATGTCTCCTCCCTGGTCTAAATTAATTTAGCTCTAGCATCTTCCTGTGGGGAAGATGGGGCAGATATTCtgttgatgaggaaactgaggcagagagtaAAATTTCAAAGCCAAGAGTAGACCATATTCCTAAAATGTGGATCTCCACTCTAGAGGTAAATGGTAGTCCCTAGAGTTGGGACATGTTAGGGAAACCCAAGAAGATGGGGACAGGTGGGGAATTCATATGCCCCATGTACACTTGGCCCCAGGAGCTAGAGTGACAACTGGTCTTTACTTGGGAGGTGGGACTAGGGTGCTATGTTCAGGGCTAGCCCAGGAGTTCTACCACGCGGGAGGTAGGTTAGGGATGATGTTGGTCAAACCAACTGAAATGGCTTCAAGTCACCTTTCTTAGTCCAGCATTTGTGTGAGTCTCTCAAGCACCACAACTGAGGGGTTGGTGTGCCCAGTTCCTGCTCCATTATACACCCTGCCAGACCCTGGACCCAGATGAACTCAAGAAGGAGGGTCTGGCTGGGAAGACCTTTCCCTGCTCCCCTCACTAAGGTCCATGGGGTAAAGAACCTCTGAGTAGGCTTCAACTCCCAAATGTGTGTTGTGTATTAGATCATTAACTTCTCTGAATCTTGATTTcaatatctgtaaaatgagataataGGATGGACTTACCatattcctttccttctctttcttcttgagatagggcctcattatgttgcccaggctggtctcaaattcctggtctcaaatgaccctcctgcctcagcctcccgagtaggtgggactgcaggtgtgcaccacagcacctagATACCTATCATATTTCTTTTCCAGGGTATCCTAAGTAATCAGTGAAATATTAGCCTTTGCTGACAGTTTCTGTATGCCAGGTCCTTTGTTGATCCTTTCATTCATGTGGTCATATTTAGGCCTCATAATAACACTGTGAGACACTTCTGAGATTGCCTCCATTTTACATTTGAGTAAAGTGAGTAGACGATGGGGAACTGGGGTCTTCAGGGCACTAAGCCCTCCACAGTGTAACCCCCTACACTTGGTATAGAAAGTGGAACACAAaggtaccttttaaaaatgtccagCCCAGCCAGGTGTCACCTCCTGTGGTAACTGACACGCCAGCTTCTCTCTATTTCAGTCTCTCAGTCCATATACCTGCCTGCCACCCCTGAAGGGGACACCCCAGCCTCTCAACCCCCACAGATCGCACCCTGATTCTACAGCTGACCTGCTGTCTGCACTGAGCCAAGAGGAGCAGGACCTCATAGGACCTGTAATTGCCCTGGGATATCCCCTGGGAAGGGCCGTTGAGGCTCTGCAGAAGACAGGGAGGCAGAGCCTGAGCCAGGTGAGTGGGGGACCCAGGACTGAAGAGCCAGGTGAGTGACCATGTGGCTCTGTATCTTGAACTTGAATAAGTTTTGTTTCCTTCCCTTTAGAAGCAGAACCTCAACCTGGTATTAATTACTGGGATCGTGAACAAATCTCTAGTCCCTACTGCTACCTCCTGCATAGGAGTTTATTGGGAATCCCCATGCCCACTTGGGGAGTCTCAGTATTCTACTCCTATCCTAGCCCTTGCCCTACATACAGGGACCAGAGCTTTGTGCGGTCAAGAATCTTTCTAGAACTGTCCAGAACTTTATCTGATGAGAGATGTTTTTTATCTGTGTTGTTCAATATAGTAGCCACAGTCAACTTCATTACATTAAATGTGGCTAGTGTGattgaaaaactgaattttaaattttctaaaattgtaatTAACATATTTAAATCCAATCCATAGCGACATATgcctagtggctaccatattggaggGCACAGCTCTAACCACTTTCCTCAATGAATAGTTTATGTATACTcacatctatttttctttctgcattcctCTATCTGGCCAAGAGTCTTTATTGTGCACTTCCTGGGTATATAGCTGCAGCTAGGAGCTTAGAAAAAACCAAGGTACATAAAAACCAGTGCTGTGGGTTGGGTTCCCCAGGAGTCAGAGTCAGATATAAGTTTAGCGTGTAGGATGCTTATTAAGGAGGTCCTTGGGACCAGCTGCTATGGAAGGGAGGGACAGAAGCAGAAGTGGCGGAGGAAGAACTATAATGGAGGACCATCAATAGCATCAGCTAACCCCACAACTCTGGAGCATTTCTGGTCCTCAGAGTTGTCCTAAGTGAGGCTGATATGATCAGGCTTTATGCCCCCACTTCAGGCAGTCATTATACATTGGAAAGGTGTTATGTGACAGACATGGATCTCTGCAGTTTAGGCAGTCCCCGAGGTTGCCTCCTATCCCTCTCAGCATCTGGGGTAATGAGTGCTTCAGTAAAGGGACCTCTGGAAGGTGCATCAGAGTCTACTATAGCCAGATTCTATTCTCAAGGAGTTTACTCTTATTGGAAGAATCGTGGACACTCAATGATGGCACTCAAAGGGTAGCACTTCAAGCTGCTCTACTATTTGGAAGTGGGTCTTGACTCCTAATAGAAGCCAAGAATGTGAGAGTACCTACAAGGGAATGAGGAACCCCAAATTATCTAAAAAGAGCTGCTGGTTACAAGATGCCTGGGAGCATAAGGGGTATGTATATGTGCTGCAGGAGTGTTTCTGTCATCTGTTGCTGTGCAACAAACCACCTGAAACTTTGTGCCTTAATACAACAACCATTTATTTGCTCATGAGATTCTCTGGGTTGGCAGTTTGGGGTTGGACTCAGCTAGGTGATCTTCTGTTGGTCTTGATCTCTCTTGTGGTCATAGTTTCGTGACTTAGTTAGGGTTGAATAGCCTAAGATGGGCTTGTTGCCAGTCCATAGGTTGGTGTAAATTGTCAACTGGACCACACATATCCAGCAAGCTAGCTCACTTGGTTCCAAGAGTGAAAACTTCAAGGCCTCCTGAGGCCTGGGCTGGAATTGTCCATAGTCACTTCCATCTTATTCTGTTGGTCAAAACATGTCATAGACCAGTCCAGATACAAAGGTGGAAAAATAAACTCCTTGATGGGAAGAATGTCAAAGGATTTATGGTCATTCTCAATCTACCACAAGGAGGTTCTAGTGATTAGGAAAAACTACATGGAGGTACCACACATGGAACTGGCCTTCAAGGCTAGATGAGACCTGGCTTTGAAATAAGGGGAAGAGTAATAGGGATAATGTGAGCAAAGGAGTTGGGGGCAGAAAGGAAATGTCGGGGAGACCCTGATCCAGTCAGTCTGGCTGAAGAAGGTACATGAAACTGGCTGGTAGGAGATAAGACAGAGAAGAAGGATTGGGGGCAGATTGAGGACACCTTGAAAACTGGGTTGAGACTGATAAATAAGCCAGTAGGCAAAATGGAATCACAGAAAGATTATGAGTGAGGACAGGAGGTGGCATTGAATGCCACTGTCATTACCCCTAGTGTAGCATCCCCTTTGCATTGTTTTTATAAACACTGGGGCTCTTCATGGTTGGAAAACTGGTCAGAGGGCAGTTGgaacttcttcctttttctcatctCTCTGCCGCACCACTGCCAGAGGACTTAAacatcttctcctcctcctcctttttttttggcagggggtactagggattgaacccatgggtacttaaccactgagtcacatccccagtcctttttatattttattttgaggcagggtctcactaaattgcttagggcttcgctaagttgttgagacggtttttgaatttgcaatcctcctgcctcagcctactgagccgCTGGGGtcataggcatgtaccactgcacccaactgaaCACATTCTTCTTAATCACTGATGACTGCAGAATAGCAGGTCCCTGAGGTTCAAGGCTCAGGCCTGCTCCTGGGTGAGGGAGTGGCAGGTGAGTGATTCTCAAACTGGAACCAGAAGCAGGATGTGCGGCTTCGAGGTTGGGGAGTGGGGAAATGTTCCTGTTGTCCTTGTCCACCCACTCCTGCTTCTGCCCTACCCTGGGTTCATCAGTCTATACCCCATCTGGAAGAACACTTCCAACATGATGACAACCCTGTTAGCCAAaccaggtggggaggagggggttGCTAACagattttgaacactttcttTGCACTGGTCTCTTAATCTGAGAGTATTCAATTGGGTCTCAATTGTGCAAAGTTGTTATGCTATTA
The Sciurus carolinensis chromosome 2, mSciCar1.2, whole genome shotgun sequence DNA segment above includes these coding regions:
- the Ubap1l gene encoding ubiquitin-associated protein 1-like isoform X2 encodes the protein MSALDDVPFKVPKGFVISTEPLPAPEFSVPACRELLLGSVHDFSLERNTLFWVEAAIRGPCSHQSSDLGTVSAPPAWLLLVSPENGLVSAPGTVKDKEVGSQEPSEEEENEEEGFSASEEELDSSGLLPGSPVSPGSSHRRRSLDVLRSMRSELAGARRRLSESRLAACPRALLHRFRGHRALSLCPSPPPGPAPQLPNAPALPPRPSTAGSMPPLRSHKPTVASLSPYTCLPPLKGTPQPLNPHRSHPDSTADLLSALSQEEQDLIGPVIALGYPLGRAVEALQKTGRQSLSQFLSYLSAHERLLRQGYEEALVDEAMEMFQFSESQAGEFLRLWEQFSDMGFQPHRIKEVLLVHGNHRDQALEELVACAQ
- the Ubap1l gene encoding ubiquitin-associated protein 1-like isoform X1 encodes the protein MSALDDVPFKVPKGFVISTEPLPAPEFSVPACRELLLGSVQHDFSLERNTLFWVEAAIRGPCSHQSSDLGTVSAPPAWLLLVSPENGLVSAPGTVKDKEVGSQEPSEEEENEEEGFSASEEELDSSGLLPGSPVSPGSSHRRRSLDVLRSMRSELAGARRRLSESRLAACPRALLHRFRGHRALSLCPSPPPGPAPQLPNAPALPPRPSTAGSMPPLRSHKPTVASLSPYTCLPPLKGTPQPLNPHRSHPDSTADLLSALSQEEQDLIGPVIALGYPLGRAVEALQKTGRQSLSQFLSYLSAHERLLRQGYEEALVDEAMEMFQFSESQAGEFLRLWEQFSDMGFQPHRIKEVLLVHGNHRDQALEELVACAQ